The Hahella sp. HNIBRBA332 genome window below encodes:
- the nagZ gene encoding beta-N-acetylhexosaminidase gives MSKTAKLGPLIIDLKGLDVSAEEKELLSRPIVGGVIFFARNYTDPQQLDALVRQIRAIRPELLLCVDQEGGRVQRFREGRTLLPAPGRLRASFQEDPAAAQAIATELGWLTAVELREFDLDFSFAPVLDVDYGKNKVIADRAFGDTPAMAATLARAFWRGMGEAGCAGVGKHFPGHGFVAEDTHVESARDLRTYEELLGADMRPFIEMIEAGVEAIMPAHVIYPACDPAPASQSAFWLTQVLRERLQYRGAIISDDMGMQGADLDADEDESVSVVRALQAGCDLLMACNNPERLLKVADKLEALPDDLLFPGDSLRRRNSMRRRPLEAVDPVRLARARELAQSLRQ, from the coding sequence ATGAGCAAGACAGCGAAATTGGGTCCTTTGATTATCGATCTCAAGGGGCTGGACGTTAGCGCGGAGGAAAAGGAATTACTGAGCCGGCCTATCGTGGGCGGCGTCATATTCTTCGCACGTAATTACACCGATCCTCAGCAACTGGACGCGCTAGTCAGACAAATCCGCGCGATACGTCCGGAACTGCTTTTATGTGTGGACCAGGAAGGCGGTCGGGTGCAACGTTTCCGGGAAGGACGCACTTTGTTGCCGGCCCCGGGAAGACTGCGCGCGAGCTTTCAAGAGGATCCAGCTGCCGCCCAAGCAATAGCCACAGAGTTGGGCTGGCTCACCGCTGTGGAGCTGAGAGAGTTTGACTTGGATTTCAGCTTCGCGCCCGTGCTGGATGTGGACTATGGCAAAAACAAAGTGATCGCCGACCGCGCTTTCGGTGATACGCCGGCAATGGCGGCGACGTTGGCGCGAGCTTTCTGGCGTGGTATGGGTGAGGCAGGCTGCGCAGGCGTAGGCAAGCACTTCCCGGGGCATGGTTTTGTGGCGGAAGACACGCATGTGGAAAGCGCCCGCGATTTGCGCACGTATGAAGAATTACTGGGCGCGGATATGCGGCCTTTCATCGAAATGATTGAGGCCGGCGTAGAGGCGATAATGCCCGCTCATGTTATTTACCCTGCTTGCGACCCAGCTCCCGCCAGTCAATCTGCTTTCTGGCTCACGCAGGTTTTGCGTGAGCGGTTGCAATATCGGGGCGCGATTATCAGTGACGATATGGGCATGCAGGGGGCGGATCTGGATGCGGACGAAGATGAGAGCGTAAGCGTTGTCAGAGCGTTGCAGGCGGGTTGTGATTTGTTGATGGCGTGCAACAATCCCGAGCGCTTACTCAAGGTCGCCGATAAATTGGAGGCTCTGCCTGATGATCTATTATTTCCCGGGGATTCGCTGCGCCGTCGCAACAGTATGCGGCGACGTCCTCTAGAGGCGGTGGATCCGGTGAGGCTGGCGCGGGCCCGCGAGCTGGCGCAAAGCCTGCGTCAATAG
- a CDS encoding L,D-transpeptidase produces the protein MSLSIVISVPLQTLTLLVSGNAEETFSVSTARAGVGERNGSGQTPRGEHIIRAKIGAQAPLNAVFRGRRWTGEIYSQALAEAYPDRDWILTRILWLSGTQKGFNRGGDVDTMRRYIYLHGTPDSEPMGEPLSHGCIRMRNQDIIRLFDRVGPGTPVLING, from the coding sequence ATGTCGCTTTCTATTGTCATCTCTGTACCATTGCAAACATTAACCCTACTGGTTTCAGGTAATGCGGAGGAGACTTTCTCCGTTTCTACTGCCAGAGCGGGCGTTGGCGAACGTAACGGCAGCGGACAAACGCCACGGGGCGAACATATCATTCGCGCCAAGATTGGCGCGCAGGCGCCGCTAAATGCCGTATTTCGTGGCCGCCGCTGGACCGGTGAAATCTATTCTCAGGCGCTTGCCGAAGCCTACCCCGATCGTGACTGGATTCTCACTCGCATTCTGTGGTTGAGCGGGACCCAAAAAGGCTTCAACCGCGGCGGCGATGTGGATACGATGCGTCGCTACATTTATCTGCATGGAACGCCTGACTCCGAGCCGATGGGCGAGCCGCTGTCGCATGGCTGTATTCGGATGCGAAATCAAGATATTATCCGGCTTTTTGACCGCGTCGGCCCTGGAACTCCCGTTCTCATCAACGGCTAA
- a CDS encoding TetR/AcrR family transcriptional regulator — protein MSQSDTVDRILDAAEQLFAERGFSETSLRQITSKAKVNLAAVNYHFGSKNALIQAVFARFINPFTRILRDRLQGVVAESRKVELEELLQIVTSSVIDIPARNSKSLSIFMRLLGLAYTQSQGHLRKYLEQQYSTEFRLFMRLLKDATPELNAVERFWRIQFMLGATAFTMSSSEALGSILEKELGVKTPVIGIVNQLVPFLAAGINAPSDESRHTSTEAASAG, from the coding sequence ATGTCTCAGTCAGATACAGTAGATCGGATTTTAGATGCTGCAGAGCAGTTATTCGCGGAACGAGGGTTCTCGGAAACATCACTGCGGCAGATAACCAGCAAAGCCAAAGTCAATCTGGCTGCGGTAAACTACCATTTCGGTTCCAAGAACGCGTTGATTCAAGCCGTGTTCGCCCGCTTCATTAATCCATTCACCCGCATATTGCGAGATAGACTTCAGGGCGTCGTTGCGGAAAGTCGCAAAGTCGAATTGGAGGAGCTGTTGCAGATCGTTACTTCTTCAGTGATCGATATTCCAGCCAGGAACAGCAAGAGTCTGTCAATTTTCATGCGTCTGCTGGGGCTGGCTTACACGCAATCCCAGGGGCATTTGCGCAAGTATCTGGAGCAACAGTACTCTACTGAGTTCCGCTTGTTCATGCGCCTGCTGAAAGACGCCACGCCAGAACTGAATGCGGTGGAGCGTTTCTGGCGTATCCAGTTTATGCTGGGCGCCACGGCGTTCACTATGTCTTCCTCCGAAGCGTTGGGCAGCATCCTTGAGAAAGAATTGGGTGTAAAGACCCCTGTGATCGGCATCGTCAATCAGCTGGTGCCATTTCTGGCTGCAGGCATCAATGCGCCTTCGGACGAATCGCGCCACACCTCTACGGAAGCCGCCAGCGCAGGGTAG
- a CDS encoding ammonium transporter, with the protein MNDTNNAVETLLQGADTLFILLGAIMVLAMHAGFAFLEVGTVRHKNQVNALVKIMTDFGASTLAYFFVGYQIAYGVNFFSSATELSVNSGYELVKFFFLLTFAAAIPAIISGGVAERAKFYPMLIAASICVGVVYPLFEGMAWNSAFGFQEFLQERFGATFHDFAGSVVVHAVGGWIAFAAVYLLGVRNGRYRNGQLVAFAPSNIPFLALGAWILTVGWFGFNVMSAQTLGGVSGLVALNSLMAMVGGIVTSMLVGRKDPGFIHNGPLAGLVAVCAGSDIMHPIGALITGAVAGALFVFLFEYMQKRLRKLDDVLGVWPLHGVCGLWGGVAAGVFGLQSFGGLGGVTFLSQLIGSLTGAALALSGGFVVYGVVKKLSGLRLSEEEEYQGADLAIHRIGANSMD; encoded by the coding sequence ATGAACGATACTAATAATGCGGTGGAGACCTTGCTGCAAGGCGCCGACACCCTGTTTATCCTATTGGGAGCCATTATGGTGCTGGCGATGCACGCCGGCTTTGCCTTTCTCGAAGTGGGAACTGTGCGCCATAAAAACCAGGTAAACGCCCTGGTGAAAATCATGACTGATTTCGGCGCTTCCACGTTGGCGTATTTCTTCGTCGGCTATCAGATCGCTTATGGGGTCAACTTCTTTTCCAGCGCCACCGAATTGAGCGTAAACAGCGGTTATGAGCTGGTGAAGTTCTTCTTTTTGCTCACTTTTGCGGCGGCGATTCCCGCCATTATTTCCGGAGGCGTCGCGGAACGCGCCAAGTTTTACCCTATGCTGATCGCCGCTTCAATCTGTGTGGGCGTAGTGTATCCCTTATTTGAGGGCATGGCCTGGAATAGCGCCTTTGGTTTTCAAGAGTTCTTGCAAGAGCGCTTTGGCGCCACTTTTCATGATTTTGCGGGGTCTGTCGTCGTGCATGCTGTGGGCGGCTGGATCGCCTTCGCCGCGGTGTACTTGCTGGGGGTGAGAAACGGTCGTTATCGCAATGGGCAATTGGTCGCCTTTGCGCCATCCAACATTCCTTTTCTTGCGCTGGGCGCCTGGATACTGACGGTGGGGTGGTTTGGCTTTAACGTGATGTCCGCGCAGACGTTGGGCGGTGTAAGCGGGCTGGTTGCGCTCAATAGTTTGATGGCGATGGTGGGCGGCATTGTGACGTCGATGCTGGTAGGGCGCAAAGACCCCGGATTCATTCACAACGGCCCTCTAGCCGGGCTGGTGGCGGTATGCGCCGGTTCCGATATTATGCATCCGATTGGCGCGCTTATTACCGGTGCAGTGGCGGGAGCGTTATTTGTATTCCTGTTTGAGTACATGCAAAAACGCCTGCGGAAACTGGATGATGTATTGGGCGTTTGGCCTTTACATGGCGTCTGTGGTTTGTGGGGCGGCGTGGCGGCGGGCGTTTTCGGGTTGCAGTCATTCGGCGGCCTTGGAGGCGTCACATTCCTGTCGCAACTGATCGGTTCGCTCACCGGCGCGGCGTTGGCGTTGTCAGGCGGATTTGTAGTCTACGGCGTGGTAAAAAAGCTGTCTGGACTACGTTTATCAGAAGAAGAGGAGTACCAGGGGGCGGACTTGGCGATTCATCGCATCGGCGCCAACAGCATGGACTGA